In Macrobrachium nipponense isolate FS-2020 chromosome 25, ASM1510439v2, whole genome shotgun sequence, one genomic interval encodes:
- the LOC135199520 gene encoding carbohydrate sulfotransferase 5-like, whose translation MRKIFCKKSLCMTMAAALSVFLFVTVSRRSLGTWDAPSRPTFPIYVLILSSIPRSGSTFLAEMLASLEGSVLFFEPLWPLERGPCIKDDACVEEFLLDVLKCNYTGEFEAWLRSKHRFLRYFNPEASRCNDLEGREKEQCIGNLVLRETCSKSPVRFVKVVRARMHSFSKVMLDPEVNFKLIHLTRDPRGAMESIVHFAGWNKDPAERCKGLEQDLDTYEVFSDRYPSKVHRVSYERLCLHPLEEVSKILGFIFDVRPFVPPSVKAYIDDHTKVMKDSDPLSTYKVSERAYFAWRWRISEGLLKSVEGEPTCLRPIQRLQHTVFGSLERVRNVSLQLFAP comes from the exons ATGAGGAAAATCTTTTGCAAAAAGTCCTTGTGCATGACGATGGCGGCCGCCTTGTCCGTGTTTTTGTTCGTCACGGTGTCCAGGAGGTCATTGGGAACATGGG ATGCTCCTTCCCGCCCGACGTTCCCAATCTACGTGCTGATACTGAGTTCGATCCCACGCAGCGGCTCCACCTTCCTAGCGGAGATGCTCGCCTCCCTGGAGGGCTCGGTCCTCTTCTTCGAGCCCCTGTGGCCCTTGGAACGCGGACCGTGCATTAAGGACGACGCCTGCGTCGAGGAATTCCTGTTGGACGTCTTGAAGTGCAACTACACAGGAGAATTCGAAGCCTGGCTTAGGTCTAAGCATAGGTTCCTGAGGTACTTCAACCCAGAGGCGTCCCGTTGCAACGACCTCGAAGGGCGCGAGAAGGAGCAGTGCATCGGGAACCTGGTCCTTCGGGAGACGTGTTCCAAAAGCCCTGTCAGGTTCGTCAAAGTCGTGAGGGCGCGGATGCACTCCTTCTCGAAGGTCATGCTCGATCCCGAGGTCAACTTCAAGCTGATCCATCTCACCCGGGACCCTAGAGGAGCCATGGAGTCCATCGTCCATTTCGCAGGATGGAACAAGGACCCCGCAGAGCGTTGCAAAGGGCTCGAGCAGGACCTGGATACCTACGAAGTCTTCTCCGACCGCTACCCTTCGAAAGTCCACCGGGTCTCCTACGAGAGGCTGTGTTTGCACCCGTTGGAGGAAGTCTCCAAGATCCTAGGCTTCATATTCGACGTTCGGCCGTTCGTGCCGCCCTCTGTGAAGGCGTACATCGACGATCACACGAAGGTGATGAAGGACAGTGACCCCCTGAGCACTTACAAGGTCAGCGAGAGGGCGTACTTCGCCTGGCGCTGGAGGATAAGCGAAGGGCTTCTCAAAAGCGTGGAAGGGGAGCCAACTTGCCTTAGGCCTATCCAACGGCTCCAACACACGGTTTTCGGGTCCTTAGAGAGAGTCAGGAATGTGAGCCTACAGCTGTTTGCTCCTTAA